The following DNA comes from Alnus glutinosa chromosome 6, dhAlnGlut1.1, whole genome shotgun sequence.
cttatcccatatttgatgggataaaagtcttatcttgatatactcgggatatgcgtctttttggagataacgaatggtcttgtaaTTAGGTCTGATATGGCTgggccgacccgatgggctcggcccacgtgtctttggagctgattatttctccaacaacaAAGAAGATAGTTTTTGCTTTTAGTAGTTggggtattttatttttgttttttatggaTGATTTGGCGCTTAATGTTATAACATGGATATTAGGTGTTGAGATAAACGCTAGcgtgtcaattgagacacacatgACATATGAGTCTATGACAAACCGTTCATTTATTACGAAAAAATGATAGagaaacttatttaaaaaatatgggcAAAACCTAAAGaccatatttttcatattagaaACGTaaagactaaattaaaataaataaaaatttatgggccaaatataatttttccctaAACTTTATCATGCAGCATGAAAAACGAGAAATCATGACCAAAATTTTATCCGGTTGAGATGAGCTGAAAATGAATCGgtcttttatacatataaatatttttgaaatttaaaatatataaaattataaaaattcccatatatatatatatatatatatatatatatatatatatatatatatatatattattatatatataaacgaccGACTTCTCTCCTCCGGTCGATTCTCATGCGGCCATCCGAGGCGGTGTTACTGGACATTCAAACATGACTAAACCCCGCAGTCACCAAAGGCaatctatttgtttgtttcgtTGACTACGTCATCACATTCGGTTACCTGCTTTTGGAGCACGGCTAGAATTACTCGCTTTTGTGTAAACCTGCATATAGCACCAAATTGCTTCTTTAAGCTCATACAAGTGGCGCTGTCGTAATAAAAGCAAACTTTAAGCCACGTGTTATCCACAAGAAGCGAGTGTCTTTACCACAACTACTTCAGCGAGTAGCCATCGACACTAATATCtcctcttttcaatttttaattattaattttttttgtaagtctctttttaattttttgagtgaAAGCATTGTAGCAACTCTATCATTCGTTTATCGCGCCTCAGAACTCAAAAAGGCAGGCCAATGGCATTTACGATATATCATAGATAATCAGGGTCCATTTAATAGCGATTAAATGGAAAAGTTAAATGAACCTTTTTTATTGTTCAATATGCTAATTTACCAAAATCGTGTTGCTTTAACTATCTCACATCTTCTAAAATAGTTTCGAATCTCGGCCGTCCACGTAGAATAAGACCCAGTACCCACCGTTTAGATCCCTCGCGTTTGCCCCAAAATTTATTAATCCTAGGGCCTAAATCAGCCCGATCAATTCCCCGCCACAACCTCCGAATCTGGCGGCGTGTAGTTAGCCACGTAGCACAATCTGAGCCGCGCATATATTtcattctatttttattttcatttactttattttcttttgtcattttcgATCTAAACCCTTACTTTCGAAGAATCAAAAGAAACCCTAGCTCTCGTACCCTCTATCGCGCTAAAAAAACAGAAggaacaaaaatatcaaaattatcgAAAATTAATTTCGTAAATCGACGATTCCATTAGGGTTTCAAATCAGAAGGCCAGATTCAAAGCCTAATATATGTTTATTGTTCGTGATCTTCACGATTTTGCGAGGAATCGGTTTTTTCCGCTACATGTTGGTTCAGGTACGTATGtgaatttcatttcattttataaatttatggtTAATTTGTTCGATTTTGTTGACAATGGATCTGAATTCGTGGGAATGGGGTTTGATCGTTTATTTTTGTGTCGTTCTGGGGGAttttttttgtgacttttgGTGTGACAGATCTGAAAAATGCGTAGGGGCATGTATGATGGAATGTGAAAATTGGTGGTTTTCGGTTTGGGTGTTTGGAGTGAGGAAAGGTTGATGGAAAACAGAGTAGAAAACTCTGATGGCGCTGAAATTCCCAAAAAATCTAGATCGTTGGATCTTAATAGTTTGTATCAATATAGGCTAACGAAAGAGAGTCAGGATAAGAATTTGAAGAGGAAGAATGGTAGTTCTGAGAACGGCGATGAAAGgaggaacaagaagaagaagagtaggAAAGAGGTGTCTCTTAGTACTCTCAAAAACGTTAATGATAGAAGCATAAAGAGTGTGGATGATGTTTATAGCAGTCGGCTGAGTTCTAGTTCCCACGATACAAAGGAGTCGAAGTCGGGTTTGAATCAGAAATTGAACGGCTATACTGTCTCGCTCAGTATAAATGATAATGCCTTTCGGATTCCGAAGCGTAAGCGGGGTTTTGTGGGGCGgaaaaaatttgaaggtggtCAAGCGTTGAAGCCGGTGGGCAAGTCTAGTAGTAAAGTGGCTCTTGTTGATCAGATAGCCAAGTTAAGTCCTGAGGGTTCAGGCACCCAGGTTGAGTCTTCAAAAGTTAAACGAACGAAAGGTTTTGatgaatttaaggaaaatagAAATAGTGAGTCAAATTTGTCTGGGCActtgaaggaagaagaagggccTGCTGGCCATTTGGTTGCAAACAATGGTAATTTGTCTTTGAAGAAGTCTCAAAGAAATCGTAGAAAAAGGAAGGATTTGGCACTGGGTAGTAAAAGTGTAGTGGAGGAGGCTGCACCTTTGGTTGATAATTCTTCTAGGATATCCGATGATTCGCGAGAAGACGATGAAGAGAATCTTGAAGAGAATGCAGCGAGGATGCTATCATCACGGTTTGATCCAAGCTGTACTGGGTTTTCTTCAAACAGCAAGGCTTCTGCATTGCAATCTGCAAATGGGTTGTCTTTTTGGTTATCTTCAGGTCGGGATTTTGTTGGTCGGGGGTCTAAGTCTTTATCTGGGTCAGAATCTGCATCAGTTGACGCTGCTCTGAGAGTACTGAGACCAAGGGTTCAGCACAAAGAAAAGGGACACTCAAGGAAAAGGCGCCACTTTTATGAAATCGTCTTTAGGGACTTGGATCCTTATTGGGTATTGAACCGGAGAATCAAGGTCTTTTGGCCTCTGGACCAGAGTTGGTATTATGGTGTCGTGAATGAGTATGACAAAGAAGGGAAGCTTCATCATGTCAAATATGATGATCGTGATGAAGAATGGATTAACCTCCAAAATGAGAGGTTCAAACTTTTGCTGCTCCCTGGTGAAGTTCCTGGTAAGGCAGGGAGGAAAAAATCAGCTATGAGAAATAGAAGTGTTGATGAGGGAAAAAGAAGCTTGAAGATCaacagaaaaaaggaaaatagagacTTTACTGCTGAGGATGATAGTTGTTTAGGCAGCTATATGGACTCAGAACCCATCATCTCATGGTTGGCTCGATCTACTCTTCGGATCAAATCATCTCCTTCATGTGCTGCAAAGAAACACAAAACATCTGGTGCATCTTTGCAGTCTTTGTCAGCAGGTTTGTCTGATGAAGTTGTTGATCTACATGGTTGTCTGGACAAGGGTTTGTTGAGAAGGGATAAGGATAAAAGTAAGTTATCTAGTAAGTCTGAATTGCCAGACAGATTAACCGACTCTGTAAGGCTAGAGAGGTCTGCCATTGGCACTACCTGCCTTGAAGAGGGCAAGCTGCCTATTGTTTATTTTAGGCGGCGGTTCCGTAAGACAGGCCCAGAATTATCTCATGTATCTAAGAACCATCCTGTTTGTAGAAGTGCATCTGGTTCTGTTGCTTCTTGCCATATTGTTGATGAAATTGGGGATTTTGAAGAGCATGATGTTTCGCTTGTAAGGTTGGACTCGGATTTGCCTTTGTGGTCAACTGACAATGTTGGGTcattagatttttctttttcattgatAAAATCAGGGAAAATCAGGTTTGAGTTGAACTTTCCAGTGCGGTTGGTCCTGAATGACTCATTTGGAGCAGAGAACTTTTGGTTTTTCCGAGCTATGTTACTGCTTCAACATGGTATGGTGATGATCGTGTGGCCAAAGGTTCATTTGGAGATGCTTTTCATTGATAATGTAGTTGGATTGAGATTTCTCTTGTTTGAAGGTTGCTTCACGCAGGTTGTAGCCTTTGTTTTTCTGGTCCTGAGAGTATTTTATCGACCTAAGGAACAGGGGAAATATGTAGACTCACAATTGCCAGTAACTTCAATTAGGTTCAAATTCTCATGTGTTCGAGATCTTAGGAAGCAGCTTGTGTTTGCATTCTACAACTTCTCTGAATTGAAGAATTCGAAGTGGGTGTACCTAGATTGTAAACTTAAGAGGCATTGTTTGCTTACCAGGCAACTACCTCTGTCAGAATGCTCTTATGACAATATTCATGCATTTCAAAACGGAAGAAATCAGTTACCTATCACTTCTGCTTGTGGGCAGCCCTCCTCTGTCAAGgtatttcttttgcttttcctacgtttcttgaatttggtttgTGGGTTGTGCTTATTTTTCCAACAATATGCCCCTTTCCTCTTTAAGTAGTTAATTACCTCTATGCTTGATTTATAACTTAGGAGTAGCGGTGGCAATTGGGGTTTATGCGTTAGGTGGATTCGTGTTGTGTCGAGTCTTAGGTATACGACTATATGGGTTGATCTGCAcacaaattatttaattaattaggtcaAACTCCTCAACTTTAACATGACTTGTTTAACTAAATGGATGACCCGCATAATCCATCAACCCGCAAAATTATTAGATCTAAACCTTCtttatatccttttttttttttaaaaataaaaatcttcttCTGAATATAATTTATGGTAAATAATGAGGAATCAATCGGGAATCAAAAAATAACATATTCGTTAAATCAAGCATCAAATTCCAAGTAAACTAAAGTAACTCACCAGCAAGTAGGGTTGTATTTGAGTCGAGTTGAGATGAGTATTGGATTTTGGATTTTCGGACTTGGCTTGGTTAAACCACATGGTTGTTCAAACTTGGTTTAGACTTGAGTGGAGTTTTGAACAACTGTTTGAACTCGGCTCACCAAGCACCCTGTCAAGGTCGACCTTGAGCTTGAACTTGGCAGGATACTAAGCTGAGCCCTTATCGAGTACTCGATTAGCTTGGGTTCTAGCCtgcccccccaccccccccaccccacccccccccccccccccccccccccccccaaaaaaaaaaaagaaaaaaaaagaaaaagaaaaagaaaaagaaaagaacctaGTTGTAAAATCATAAgccaaaccaataaaataaattatttcgaGATAACTTAGGAACATTGAATTGGTTAAAACCACAAAATCCAAGTATCAAAATATTCAGCCCCAACATAACATTCTAAAACATTCCAAAGTACTCATCATCGTAGTACCACCACTGAcaacaaatgaagaaaaattgaagaaaactgTAGGGACAAAACAATCTAACTAAAATAATActacaaataaaaaagacaacTTTTATAACCCCAGTAAAACTGTTTCACTAAATTCATCGACAGTCTGCGTGATATTGTCAGCAGTGAACTTGTAGCCCTTGTCATTGTCGACGGTGGCATAGCCTTTGGCCTTGCGGTCAAGCAGGGACATGTGGTCCTTGTCGAGGTGGAGCTTGGTGATGACCACCTTGGAGTGGTTGATGCTGATGTTGACGGTGGACCTGTGACCTTCTTGTGGGTGATCCGCTTGATGTGAATGACCCACTTGCGATGAATGTCATGTATCTGAGTATTTATGGGGTTAGATTGAAGAAATAACGGGTAGTAATGAAGAAATATTGAAGAAAACTGTccgaaattagggtttttgtgAAGATAGAAGCTGAGATTGGGATGATTTTGGAGGGAAAGAAGGTTTGCGAGCTCTAGAAAATAGAAAGTCTCGAGGGGTTTTGGAAGACAGAAAGTTGGGAGCTCAGACAAAAAGCATTGATTTGGACATTGGGAACCACATTAGGTGTGCTAAGGAAGTTAATTCACGGGTTGAAACTTGGAAAGCATTCAAGGAGTGCTTTTCTGGCCAAGGGATTCACCTCGTTATTGGAACTAGCACTACGTGTCAATTTGTAGTTAACAATGGATGGTGTAGGCCCAAGTTTCTAGTTTTTGCTACAATCGTCTTTTTCCAAGGCACGACTCTTCTGCTGCTCAGGAAAAAAGGGCATGTCTCTTTGCTTTTTGAAATAATCGCTGCCAAAAATTACACAATTATACATTGTCCTTGCATAagtttgggtgtttgttggagggtttctattgtatcttgggtttcatgtgggttttgggtgttgtgggtatgtagtttcttttgggtttttcatgtgggctagctgggttgctcctgtgtatacttcctgtgtacttaggggcgccttacacttttttaatgaaattttcttacttatcaaaaaaaaaaagtttgtagaGAAAATACTGCAAAAGAATCTTTAGGCCAGCTTAAGAAATGGTTGTGAAGGGCTTTTAATATGTGTGAATCACATGAAAACAGTGTTTGCTTGCCCAGTTGCCACATGGTGTGCCGTTAGCCTTAGCTGACCATTGTATGTAGCACATGGTGCACCcttagctttttaattttggagtTTAAATCATTGGCCGCTCAAACAGTTAGAACTCCTAACAAACACAATACATTCAGAATTAATTTCCTGTAGACAATCCAAGAAAAATTCTTTGTAACAAATTAATTACTtcgtaacaaattaacaaattaattacttatcaaaaaaaaaaaaacaaattaattacttTGGAGGAATTACTcattattgttttatatatttatttctccGCTGTGTTTGATATGGGGTCTATGGAAGGAACGGAATGCACacagttttgaagattgtgagactggttcGATTAACTTGAAGAAGTTGGTGATACAAACCTTGTTTATGTAGAGAGTGACGCTATAGTCTATGTCTGAGTGTTCTCATTCTGATattttagatttgtgtttttctttctttttgaattaGGGGTATCATGTATTCATCCTGTGTACTTTGAGTTGcgtccctctgcgctttttttgcaatatactttacttaaaaaaaaaacatttataaaaccTAAATGCAATTGTGCAAATAATTTTATAGTGGTATACATACTTATAGTGATTGTgctatataattaataatttaatatagttAAGTTAGCATATATAATTCATGtgaataatatattataatgaataacataataattacatatagtataattaatataatgtataaaatatattaatctAAACAATATGTGATAAGTATATAACATATTGTATATTAATTGTATACATACATAATATCAATTATAGTGTGTATAGtagtataaatatattattgttaATTACATAATTCATGCTTGCATACATATCAGTGTATTAATTGcatacaaaattaaattaattgtatacaagagaacccgtAATAGAAatgaacataaaataataataataattttttttttaaaaaaaaaaatatagaatatTTACATAGTTATATACTGTATATAAATGTATTAAGTGTAATTATAGAGTtatagttatatactatatgttatttatttatataggtTACTTAAGTATATGAGTAGCTACAACTAGTATACAAACTATTATACACATTATATAATAGTTACTatagtatgtgtgtgtgtgtgtgtgtgtgtgtgtgtgtgtgtgtgtgtcataACCTTTTGCCCGGATTCCAAGCCCAGCAGTTCTAACATTAGGTCTCCTAAGGTGTGCTTAGAAGATTCCAAGCCTAACGGTTCTAACCTTACCCAACAGTTATGTAAGCCATCCAAGCCATCACGTCCAGTAATCTCAAGAAAGGAGTGAAGCTACGGGCTGGGTCGTGCAAGTCCATTGTCGGCTTTATCCTGAGTCTTGCAATCTCGGGCACTATTGCAGGTTGAGGCTATCTGTCTCCCTCCGCCATGGATGGTGGTTACCCAGAGTATTCGTCGGCGGTTGATGGTGTTTTTTAGCCTTCGTTGAAAGCGTTGGGCTGGGCTGGGATTGTGCTTGACTAGACGGTAGGTCAGTCTCGTTGGCGGCTTTGGTTGTGAGGGACAAGGGAGGTGATATCCAGGACTTGTCGATAGGTTAGTTTTGGCTGGCGGCTTTGGTTGCGATGGATAAGGGACGTGAACTTTTGCCAACAGGTTTGGCTTGTACCCAGGACTCATTAGCAGCTTTGGTGTGAGGGATAAGGGAGGCAAACAACATATGGGAGAGAACGGGAAAGATGGGGGAAGTTGTGCTATGTCTCTTGGATGGGGTGGATGGAGATTCTCCTTTGGGTATCTATCCTTCTTTCGTGTTGGGAGATTCCGGGTACTCGGATTGGGCTCTGCTTTATGTTAAGGATATTAGTTCTGTTGTGGGGATATCGTGTATGGGTCTGAGGAGTATACTTTGGCTCTCTTGATAGCCCTTGAAGAGAATCATCGTTGGGAGGATTTGGCTTTTCTCTCTAGCTTTAAAGGTAGCAGGGAGCTAAGAATTAAGAATGCTCCATTAACTATGATGCTAAAAGCGCGTCTTCTAATTGTGgaaaaggcaaggctcacgttTTTTTAGTGTTGAGCGCTTTGTGTGGGCGTTTGGTGGTGTTATGGGTCTTTAGGGGTGGggtttgtgctttttttttttttgggggggggggggggggttgctCGTTCTAGTTAGGTAGGTGTTTtctgttgtatacttcttgtgtacgtAGGGGTgccttttgttttaaataaaaacttttcATGATTggtcacaaaaaaataaaaatgtaagcactagaaatcatatatcatatattataaaaccaggttattacttataaaaaatatatatatatatatatatatatatatatatatatatatatatatatatatatatatatatatatatatatatatatatctacataGGTTACTTAAGTATATgattttacttttgtagactttttaaatttattctcttctcgTCCCATTTAAGGgctcttttgtatttttcccgtgtataagggttgcgtctctttgcgcttttaatgaactaaattacaattatttataaaaaaaaaataagtgattaATATATGATTATAGTCTATAGTTAATATGTATGCATAAATAACTAGGATATATATGTTCCCAATGACAAATCAATGTTTTAACTTCCTCAGCCTTTCCTTCTCAATTGTTTTCATCAATTACAACACTGATAACTGTAGTCTATACATAATCATTTGTTATTATAATATAACTATAGACCATATACAAGGGGAATGGGAAGGGAGGTTAACTAATTAATTGTCGTATAAGTATATAATATGTAAGCATGTTATACACTATAGTTAACCATATGTTATATCTTAGTATATAGTCATATACTTTACTACTTTACTAGGATAACTAACTAGTTAAGATGCTAGTATATTGCACAATGCATATAGTTAACTAGTTAGTTAACATGTacactaacatattaactaactaGTTGTGTTAGCATATCAACATACTAATTAATAGTATATTAACTATTTAGTATActatgttaatatgttagtatGTTAACTATTTAATATGTCAGTATATTGACTAACTAGTTAATAATATAGTTAATATACACCAAGTCACTActatattaacttttttttttgataagtaataaaagttttatttaaaagcgtaaggcgcccctgagtacaccggaagtatacatAGAAGCAACTAAAAGCTAGCCAAAAGAAGAACCCAAAAGAACCTAAAGTAGCCCAAACAAACCCATCAAACAAACCCTACAAACCGAACAGCCCAAGACCACAAAATCCACCAAGGAGAACACAATCCTACGTCAAGGGATCCTATCCTTTCGGCGTCTTGAGGGAGTGCTCACATCTCTATAGTTAacggagcttttcaaattcaaaagctccctcttgcctttagTCTTTTTGCGAGCTGCCAAACGATCTCGAAAAAAATCCTCTAAAATAGCATCGTGAATTGCCAACGACTCCACATCAAGACCATCATCCATCTCCCAAACCATTGGCACCCCATCCCAAGACTCTTCATCTTGCTCCCGCACCACGGCCTCCTCAGACTGATCGAACCCAACCGGCCACTGTTGATACTTGGTAATGTCGCTGTCCCTCACAATACCAACTTCCTTGTCCTCTGGAGTCGAAGATAGGGCCAACTCAAAAGGCAAGGAGGAATTGGTAGAAGGGGCCAACACAGACGGCCTCCGGTTGAGAAATCCTTTCCGAAGGAAGCCCTTCTTCCCATTGCTCACTACCTTCTTCTCATTGCTCGTCGTATCTGCAGAAGACTTCAAAGGGGGAGCTGCAGAATCTTCCTTAGAATAAGGCTCTACAACCGAAGCCTTATTACAAAAGCCGCCAGTCTTCTTCGAAGCTTCCATGGAATCAGCAAGAAGCCCATCGTTCCACTTCACTTGACTTTCCCTGAAATCCCTAGCTTTTCGGTAATAACGCTGGAAAGGCTTAAAAGGCTGCAACACAGGGAGAGAAGAGCGAATTCTCTCACCCATCTCGGCCGTCCCTGTGAGAGGAGGAGGGACAAACCCAGAGCAACAAGGCACGGTGGCAACATCAAGGCCATGTCCATCGAAAAAACCAGACCCAACAAGGGGATTCGCCGAAGACGTTTGAGCAACCAGCGAAGGAGGGAAGGAGAAAGGAAGGGACGGCTCGACAGTGTCCTCCTGAGATAAAACGACAAGATTTGAACAACTAGGCATAGAGGCCGAAATTGGAACAGGAGACGAGCCCGGAATCATCCCAGAAACTGACGGCGATGAAGTCTCCCACTGAGAAAATCGTCCACGATCGGCCGTCGACGGGTCGTTTTGTCCCTGTCGCCCCGGAACCAACCCATAAACTGTAGGCGACGATAACTCCAGCTAAGAAGAACGCCCAAGATCGGCCGTCGACACCGGACCCTCATCCTCAGAGATAACCGACTGAAAAGGGACTCTAAAAATGTGTCTCAGATAAGGTTTCTGCAAAAATCGACCCAAACGGAACCCTTTGCACTTAGGGCCCAAACCGAACCTAGCAAAACGGCCCAAATGCTTCCGAATAACCCGGCCCAAAGCCCAAGTAGAGCTGACAAGCTTGCGTATCCACCCATACAATCTCAAATTCAAAAGTGAAGACATGCCTCGTGTAGAGTGAGCACAGTGAATCTTCTTCTTACCTAGCGGACGAGGACTCAGACCCTTAACCAACGGATCAAGCGGCAAGCCGTGTGAAGAGGAATTCTCCGGCGATCCGTGCGGTTGCTCCTCCAGGTCAAAGCAATTCACCGCCCTCCTTCCTTCATCGACCACCCTAGAGCACGACTCCGGGAGCAAATCCAACCCACTCGGCTCATCAATTGAGCGTTGCATCCCTGCATGCTTGACGAGAGAATCATCTACCCCCCGAACTACGGCCGCGTAGGAAGGAGACCCATCTGCCGACTAGAAGACGCACCCAGCCATTTCGAAGTGAACGACTCAGGACCCATCACCCGATCCTTGGAGACAAGGAAGGATGTCATCTTCCGCAGCTCACTCGCAAACCGAGTCCACCCTCCACCTTTACGGCCTTCTGGGAGCCAAATAGCCTCTTTCCGACCACCCTCAGCGAATACCAACACCTCTAAGTAGCGGTCAGACTTGTTCTCTCCCCCTCTAACCATCAAAACCTTAACATCCTCCCGAAAATACTTAACAAAGTCCTTCATTGAAAGCTTCGCAGCCTCTTCGACGA
Coding sequences within:
- the LOC133870895 gene encoding uncharacterized protein LOC133870895 isoform X2 — protein: MENRVENSDGAEIPKKSRSLDLNSLYQYRLTKESQDKNLKRKNGSSENGDERRNKKKKSRKEVSLSTLKNVNDRSIKSVDDVYSSRLSSSSHDTKESKSGLNQKLNGYTVSLSINDNAFRIPKRKRGFVGRKKFEGGQALKPVGKSSSKVALVDQIAKLSPEGSGTQVESSKVKRTKGFDEFKENRNSESNLSGHLKEEEGPAGHLVANNGNLSLKKSQRNRRKRKDLALGSKSVVEEAAPLVDNSSRISDDSREDDEENLEENAARMLSSRFDPSCTGFSSNSKASALQSANGLSFWLSSGRDFVGRGSKSLSGSESASVDAALRVLRPRVQHKEKGHSRKRRHFYEIVFRDLDPYWVLNRRIKVFWPLDQSWYYGVVNEYDKEGKLHHVKYDDRDEEWINLQNERFKLLLLPGEVPGKAGRKKSAMRNRSVDEGKRSLKINRKKENRDFTAEDDSCLGSYMDSEPIISWLARSTLRIKSSPSCAAKKHKTSGASLQSLSAGLSDEVVDLHGCLDKGLLRRDKDKSKLSSKSELPDRLTDSVRLERSAIGTTCLEEGKLPIVYFRRRFRKTGPELSHVSKNHPVCRSASGSVASCHIVDEIGDFEEHDVSLVRLDSDLPLWSTDNVGSLDFSFSLIKSGKIRFELNFPVRLVLNDSFGAENFWFFRAMLLLQHGMVMIVWPKVHLEMLFIDNVVGLRFLLFEGCFTQVVAFVFLVLRVFYRPKEQGKYVDSQLPVTSIRFKFSCVRDLRKQLVFAFYNFSELKNSKWVYLDCKLKRHCLLTRQLPLSECSYDNIHAFQNGRNQLPITSACGQPSSVKGLLKSSRQGINVMGLARDCTYVNVSQPSSNSNEMHGKLPPFALCFAAAPTFFLSLHLKLLMEYSVTHISFRDHDSVENLGNSASFRVDDYSSAEDCTKDAVGNNLRSLSKDTAFDGWLSCAKSGDRDWMKSSLKYKDVDLSVAGTSAVFQDSEKVGTDATVQVQKWQSHHSESEQCALLQRPSVDRDKADTSSHSFLNGLSIEIPPFNKFEKPEDGELHSAQHSEDGELHSAQHSTDLSWNMSGGIIPSPNPTAPRSTWHRNKNNLSSFGYPSHGWLDGKADIFQNGFGNGPKKPRTQVSYSLPLGGFDVNSKHRSHHQKAFFNKRIRRANEKRSSDVSRGSQKNLELLSCDANVLITLGDKGWRECGARVVLELFDHNEWKLAVKISGITKYSYKAHQFLQPGSTNRYTHAMMWKGGKDWTLEFPDRSHWALFKEMHEECHNRNIRAASIKNIPIPGVRLTEENDDSGTEVAFVRSSKYLRQVETDTEIALNPSRVLYDMDSDDEQWIFNSPSSSEIDNCSLGNITEEMFERTMDMFEKAAYAQECDQFTSDEIEDLMDGDGPMDVIKTIYEYWRQKRQKKGTPLVRHLQPPLWERYQQQVKEWELAMTKINTNLPIGCQEKAAPIEKPPMFAFCMKPRGLEVPNKGSKQRSQRKFSVSGHSNAIVGDQDGFLAFED